Part of the Amblyomma americanum isolate KBUSLIRL-KWMA chromosome 7, ASM5285725v1, whole genome shotgun sequence genome, CAATGTAAATTTTTGCACCAAACGTTTTCCTGTGCAACATTGAGTTAAATATATGGTCTCCAAGCTGGCTCAGCTCCCGAGAAGCATGTCACACTTAAATTCTCAGCTTGGAGAAGAGGCTGCTGACCGCTTTGAAAGCGCTAAAGATATttataaaatgaagaaaaaaaatcggcaAAACAATGAAAAATAGTGCTGCCTGCATGCGCTGACACCGATTTTCGGGACCGGATCCCAGAGGCCATTCACTTAATAATGGTGGCAACCCGTTCTTTTCGCTAAGGACATCGCGAGTTTGAACAATTTGGCAGGAAAATTTCTATATCAATTTTTCTCGCCGATAAATTCGTCTTCTGATTCCCGACAAACGACTACTTACCCAGACAGAACCAGGGAATCAATTTCtgctgagaacaataattggattAAGTTGTTTCAGCATAAATTTAACTAGTGAACATCAAACATTTGAACTAATAGTACCTCGCTTCGCTGTCTGTTCTATATCGGGAATCTAATGTACTGCGATCCACGGTAGAGTCAAGACAGGAGGATAGAATTTTCGATAACAAAAAGCAAAATGAATCACGGTGAAGCGGGCTCTTCGCTTCGTTAGCCAAAGTTTACGCAAGAGAGTCGAAGACAAGTCCCAAGTGCTGCAAGATACTCGTACTTGTAAGACGATAATGGAGTCAGCTGCGTAAGGCTTACGGACAATGCCCTATTAGCGAGAAAATCTCATAGATCCGAGGTTTGTGATGTTCGTAATTATGTTCCGCTTTCATGCTAGGACGTGACGATGTCTACGTCATTCTGCAGATTAGTTGTGGCTTCTGACGTATATCGGTTTAGGGTATTGGTTCATTTTTTACGCAGTTTCTTTTCACTGCGCACTATTCGTGCTGCAAACTCCTCGACTCCAGAATAAGTTCTTTGTGCGCTCTGCCTCATCTGAAAGATAAAGAATGATGTGCTTCGTGGACCGCGGGAAGAACcacatttttttgtgtgcccaCCTACCAGAACTGTTTAACACTTTGAGTACGCCAGCTGGCTAAGAAATTGTGCGCAAATGAAAAGACACACCTCCACTAATTGACAAAGGCGAAATAAACGTGAAAGCCCCGCCAGTACCTGTCGACACGCCTGCGCCTGAAATTTTCACTGTGTTTACTTCAACGGGACCGCACTTTTCTGCAGCTCTTCTAGCGACATTTCTATCACTAAAGCCAGCGCCCCTTGAGCACTGACACTCATGGCAACTGCGCAGATCTTGCTACCTTGCTGCTTTGTGGCGCGCAACATTGCTACAACGATTCGCTGATCGGATTGAGATCCTTGTGCACCTTCGTATCCGGGAGCTTCAGAAAAATtaagttacaggatggcacattattttggcacaactacagcccactgggccacacatgggttcccgtaattccttcttccctgcgtcctcaagttctacaagccttccacgacgaccccaccgcaggtcaccttgggtaccacaaaacctatgaccgcatcaaacgtcgtttcttctggcctggcctttcaacctcagtattaaaatacgtagcgtcttgcatcccttgtcaacgacgcaagcggtctacgtcgcctcctgccggtctcttgcaacctctcccatgtccttccacacctttcgaagtcgtcggaatcgacttgtatggacccctgcccttgactccagctggcaaccgctgggtcgttactgccgttgaccacctcacccgatacgctgaaaccgcagcacttccttccggctccgcttccgaaatcgccaacttcttcctccacaccatacttcttcgccacggcgcccctcgcctcctccttagcgatcgtggcaagtcgttcctctccaccgtcctcgccgcagtgcttcatgcttccggcacggtgcataaaactacatctccttaccaccctcagaccaatggcctcacagaacgctttcatcgcaccctttctgatatgctatccacctacattcaccctcagcacaacaactgggactctttactcccctttgtaaccttcgcctacaacactgccgttcaacgaaccaccacctactctccgttttttcttgtttatgcccgccatcctaccttctccctcgaagcatctttcttcacagcttctactccttctgccgcgccttcccacgaacagttcgtgtctcgtatcgcccactgccgtgatcgtgcccgccttcaaactgaagccactcaagcttccaggaaaagcacgtatgatgcgactcatcgctcagtgtctttccgccctggagacgaagtgctactctggacacctactcgcatccccggcctgtgtgaaaagtttctgagccgttttattggcccgtacacggttctggaacaaacttcccctgtaaactatctcatcacacctgcatcgcctgttcgcgatcgtcggtgtcgcggcaccgagattgtgcacgtgtcgcgcttgaaaccctttaaccgccgaccttaagatttaatttgcgaccaggatggtcgctttcgttcgggagggggaatgttgtaagcactgtgagtgaccttcatcttcatctcagcgtaatcatcatcggtcatcgggtcgtgcggagaagacgaagtgttgctaagctgtgactagtcggtagctgctgcttcggcctacctgaagtaaaaaggtgaatttgctggtgcgttcttctgcctcacaatattTTGAAATGCATCCCTTTAATCGATCCTTTTATATGAACGCAGAGATGTAGCTATGTATAGCTTGGCGCGAAAGTGCAAGAGAAGGTATCAAATAACACATAATAACACATTCACTCCTGAAAGTCATACAGATCAGATCCTATCcaggaattgttttttttttttaattttttacggCGCGATTTCTTATTTTTTAGATTTTTCACAGGAAGCAGCCgtagagggaagaaaaaaaactatatttTCTCCTTACCCTATATCTGCGTTTCGGGGGCCAGAAGTATCGATCGGTGCCAACAACTGGTGGCTGAGACCATGCCTTGCTCTGTTGTTGCTGGATTCGTAAACGCGCCAGCTGGAGAAACGAGTTCTATAGTATAGTTATATATGTTGCTGTTTTTTGGAGAGAGGAGGGTTGGAGAGTGAGGATACAGAAGCTTTAGTTAGCACAACAATACGCCCGGGTACACATCTCCTGACGTAAAAAAGCAGCGAAAATATCGTTTTCATTCCAATATTAGGACTACGGAGGCAATGCTGTAGCTTGAAACGGCTAACCGCACATAAGCCCTGCGTTTTAAACTGCTTCGCACAGGTTTTTTTCTTAAAAGCCTTGAAAACTGCGTCGTTGCTACTTCTTCTGGTCGAATGTGCGGCAATGTCCCCATTATTTACCTCACTAACTAGGATTAAAGATAGAGAAACCAGAATAAACTAatcgtctttttttatttttggtgagTTGGGGCAAAATATTCTCCGAAATCGATATCCGTCAACATAAAAAATGCCTCAGCTTCTAACCGGTTCGAATATCGTCGAAGCGGCAGCGTCCTCGGCATTTGGAGCTTGAAATGGACGTCTTCTAGCAGTCATCAGCTCTGCTTTCCCAAGTTGCATATTCATCAAATGTTATCGCTGCACGTGGTGTCATAATGAAAACGACGTGAACATTTCCTACATCATTAAAAACAGGAAATGTGGAAGTATTTTTACATTAAAAATTCAAGCGACGTCGTTTCATCAATTTGCGACCTGGGAAAGCTAACCTAACGAGTTTTTAAAGCTGGTTTTTCTCGTTCGTCGTCTAAAACCGCCAAACCGATTCCGAAGTTTTAAAAGCTCAGCTCACCCTATTTGCACATGGCCTTCAATTTACCAGTGTAATCTTGCTCCCTAAAGCATGAGATAGAATGTTGATTTGTTAGTTTCAATTCATTATTTTCCTCTAATGGTGCTTCGTCACGTAAATCCTGCCCGCTTCGTAGCACAGCTCGTCTGCACTGACAGTACCAAAGTATCATTCAcagctttgaaaagaaaaatttaCACCAAATAATTTAAGCCCCCGGTCCAAAAATTTAGCAACCACCGTAATTAGTCATCACCAATTTAAAAGCGACATGTGAAAACTAAGAAACTCACCGTTAAACGTTAGAATAAGCCTTTAAACATTTATTAAATATTTGAGTTCTCGGTCTAACAGACATACCAGAGCCTTTCCAGAAATTTTCTGACCCCCTACCAACTCCACTTGTTTCGCCTCTCGTCTACATACTCCGTAAATATACCAGGATACTTTCCGTCCCCATTCTTTGAGCAGAAACCGTTCCGAAAAGACCTTTTGCCCCTCTCTCTATCAATTACGTAGTGGTTTCGGAGTATTCGCTTTCACCACTCGTTTATTTTTTTCGTCATGCCATAGATCGTTTCGTGCAGACATACGGTCGCGTTCAACGAAGTCGAGCATGGAGTTTCATTATTTATTCAGATTGTTGGCCTCTGCTAGGAATCGTCACCGCTGCAGGCCATCTGAGGGCAGCAGTCTGGATACTGGCCTCTTCCGTCGATCATCCGGCATCCCCGTCCGGCTGACATCTTCGAGCAGCTGAAATGAAGTTCCACAGTAGCTTCACAGAAAATTGAtcgttttttttctcaaattACTTACACACCAAAACGACTACAAGTAACAATTTCGGGTAATGAAGCGCTCTGTTGAAGAGGAAGCAGCGAAGCGTTAGAAATGCTGCGCTGACTTTTCGCTGACTCAAACATGAGTCACATTCTTGGTGCATATTTTAATTGGCAAGCCCGGCTACTATCGGAAGTGACCTTGACGCATAAACATGCTTATGATTCTGAGCAATCAAAGAAGTAACCGCAATAACAGCACTGATACGGAGGGAACACTGGAGATTTGGTGTCCACAGAAAAAGCAGAGGAAGCAAAATCTTCAACGCTGTGCTTAAATTGATCGGATCTTTTTGCTTCAATCAGGATGGCTCTGCGCCTATTTGTTAGTTTGGGGAGTCGGTCGACGCCGGTGGTGCGCGCAAAATCCCACAAGGACAGAAGCGTGGCCTTGGTGCGAGCGGAGTTTGGGGGCATGATCCAGTCCTGCAAGCAAAGAACATCAATATATTTAGTTGGCCCAAACAGCCCCGCGTAGCCTTCGACGCGATCTTTCTTAAAGCACCAAGTGAAACCCGAAAAACTCCCCTAGCTGTAGTTGGTGACTTTAATGCTTCTAGCCCCCTATGGGGATACCCGAGGGAAGAAGCGAAAGGCAGCAAACTGGCATCCGCCCTCGCTGCCATTGCCCTAACCCTGCTCTCGGACCCGCAGCTCCCGACGGCAGTCGGCACCACCATAACGCGGGATACTTCCCCCGACCTTACGCTCGTGAGTAGTGCCCGCCACTATGAGTGGCTCAACACGGGAGAGACTctaggcagcgatcactacatgcTGCAGACTATCTTCGAAAGCAACAAGCACAGCAAACCACGAGGTCAAGCCAGAATTACAGACTGGGAGACATTCAGGAAGGACACCAAACTAGCTATATCGGAACAAATGACCAGTTACGAAAATTGCGCGGCCTCCATTCTCGACCCTAAAGAAAAGATCACAAAAATCCTCGCCACCCTGGAGGACCACCCACCTGTTGACAACCACCTCCTACATCTTTGGGAAGCCAGACTTGGTCTTATAAAAGGGTGCAAGAAACAAAGACACAATCGGAAACTCAGAATTATAATAGCCAGGTTTACTATTCAAGCGGACCAATACGCATGGAGCCTCGCTCGGCCAATTGGCTAACAAAGTGCGAATCCCTCAAATGCCGCCCAGACACCAAGGCTACGCGGAACCTTCTCCGATGCCTGACTGGCCCTCCGAAAGCGAAGAGTGAACAACACTGAAATTCGCATCGAGCCCTACACAGCTTTCAAGGCACGGATCACGAACTCGTGGATGAACTCACGCGTTGCTATATCTGCACCGCACGGCACCCACAACCTTGCAGTAAGGACTACCGGGGGACCGAACGAAGACCTAGATAGGCACTTCACTTTAGAAGAAATCATAGCGCCGCTAGCAGATATGCGCCGAGGTACAGCCCCGGGAGAAGACAAAATTGCGGTTGGACTTCTGGCCAACCTCGGCACGGAGGCTCTGCAGCAATTGACGGATTACATAAACGAATGCTGGCGCACCAGCACCATTCCACAAGCATGAAAAACAGCCAATGTACACTTTGTCCCCAAACCCAGCAATAAAATCAGCATCGAAAACCTGCGCCCCATATCCCTCACGTCGTGCGCCGGCAAACTCACAGAAAAGGCAGTCCGCGCGCGTCTCTCCAACTATCTTGAGGGCAACGAGCTACTGCCACACGCGATGTTTGGATTCAGGGCACACTTGTCCACTCATGATGTGCTTCTGCAACTCAAACGCGAAGTCATTGACCGCGCACGCAGAAACAGTAACAGAGCGCATGTAACCCACGACCTCAAGGGACCGTTTGACAACGTCAAGCACTCCACCATCCTTGACAACCTCCACAGCACGAACTGTGACCAGTGAGTCTACTCGTACATCTGCGATTTCCTTACGTACAGAACCGTCGACATCAACAACGGCACAAAGTAAATAACGCAAGTGAAGATGGGTACGAGAGGCACTCCGCAAGGGGCAGTACTATCGCCACTTCTCTTCAACATCGCACTCCTAAATCTGCCACCCCTTCTCAATCAGGTACCCGGCATACGACACGCCCTGTACGCTAATGATATAACAATCTGGACAACCACGGGAAGCATGGGAATGATTGAAGAACAACTACAAACAGCGGCAACCACACTTCAGAATTATGCACGGGCTTGGGGACTAACGTTCTCTCCCGACAAATCTGAACTCAGTCTTCCGTCAACGCAAGGATCAGGACACCATCGACATACACGTTGACAACTCACCCATCAAGGAAGTTCAGACCATCGAGATACTGGGTCTTTACATAAATAACAACGATAAAAACCTCCTCGCCCTCCAGAAACTCCGGCTCGTGAGCGAGCAAGTCGTCAGGATGGTCGCCAGGATAACGACGCGGAAATCAGGGGTGCGAGGAGAAGGTACTCTGCGACTGGTGCAGGCGTTCGTCGTAAGCcgcgtcgtctacgcagcacACTACCTCCGCCTCAAGAAGCTTGACATCAAGAAACTCGACGTCATATTCAGAACAGCCTGCAAGAATGTCCTGGTCCTCTCTGTTGCGACATCGACGGACGGGCTCTTACGACTGGGAGTTCACAACACGACAGACGAGCTGATAGAGACACACCTCATGGCGCAGGTTGTATGGCTCTCCACTACTCGGACTGGCCGATAAGTCCTCAGTGATATAAACATAAATTTCTCCCGACTGCTAGACGCCAAAAACGACATCTCAGCCTCATAGAGAGAACAATTCAAGGCAGCTCcactacccaggaatatgcacccCGATTTTCACCAGCCAAGACGACAGGCACAAGCCAACGCTATGAAAAGGCACTACGGCGGGCCCGAGGGCGTGTTCTATGTCGATGCTGCGGGCCCCGAGCAGGGAATGACCGCCGTCGTGGTAGTGCACCAAAATAATGGACGGACTAGTACTGACTAGCCAGGACATACTGGCTGCGGAAGAAGTGGCGATTGCTCTAGCTGCAACACACACTACCTCGGAATACACTCTTCCAGATTGACAGACAGCGTATCGCAATTACCTCAGGGGTGGGATCACACCGCTAGTAGCTAAAATCCTGCAAGATAGCTACACCCTGTGGCTACGAACCCACACACAAACACTTAATATGGGTATCAGGTCACCAGGACATCCCAAGGAACGAGAGCGCACATGCCTCAAGCACTTCTCCCCCGGGCGCCCAGTACGCATGTCGTGGAACCTCCTGCCGCACTACTAACTTACACCGACATACTGCAGCACTTAAGATTATCCTGTCGGGTCTACCCTGAGGTACTATCTGCAGTGTTTTatttcatctttgaatttacgcTTGTGAACACAGTGTCTCTACACTCGCGCGAATAAACTGAAATGCAAAATCCAAATTCGGGCAGGAATCTCTTGCGTTTCCGTCCCCGATTTTATTACCACAGCCGCGTCTACACTCTAGAGGTCTTCGCAGCTTCGATAGGACTTACAAAGTCTTAAGCGCATGCATCTTTTCAGCTTGTTCGTACGAGCCGCATTATCTGTCTACGCTGGTGTGCGTGCTTGCATTTGCTAACAGCCTCGTTCATAATGCAGTGTTGCAGACCTTCGAGAAAGGATGCGAAAAGGGGGAGGAGTGGAGTGAGGATAAGTACACGCACAATTATCAAGCCTTGCGCAGTCAGAATCCAGGTAAAAATATAAAGCAAACAAAATGTCCGACAGTGCAATTGGAAACTGAACGCTTTTCACCCACGCCTCGACCTTTACTAGGCAGAAGTGGGCGGCTCGCGTGCGGCATTGGTAGAAGCCAAGCGCAGCCATTTTGCCTGACCTTTCCTTGCTTTTACaccggttgttttttttttttcggtttgcaCAGCCCGCAAGGAACGCTGAGTATTCCGCTCGTGGGTGCGGCCCACCGAAAAAGCTGCGTCGAGGTGCGTCTTCGTTTCCGCAGCTgttttatgcacttccctgtctaCAGCGTATGGGCCGTCACAAGATACTGCTCTCTCTATTCCAGACATTAGTACTAATCATAATACATTCGCATAATATGCACACTCAGTGATGCCGCACGCTAAGGAGACGACTTGCCTAAGCCATGGGCAGCTCGGCTCTCGAGGTTCTGTGCTCTCTTCCCCAGTTGGCGCGGGTCAACCTGTTGGCATTTCCTTTGCCATCTTCCCTGTTGGTGTGCCCGTCGGATTCGAATAATCGACACATTCTGCTCTCATCCTTGCCTTCCTCCTTTCTCACACTACTATCAGTTACTGCAGTTCGCCCTCTGCACGTTCCACACACCAGCACGGCTGCACTGTTCTTGCGGTCGTTGCTGATATTCCCTTCAGTTTCCCCAATTATATTATCCTCCACCTGCTTCGCTTTGCGCTTTGCGATCGTCGCGCTCCACCGCAGGTGCTAGCCTGAAGAGCTATACGGAAATGGTCGGACAGACCAAACACTAAGCTGGGAAGACTGCGTTCGCAGGTGGTAAAAGATAAGAatggaaaagaaataaagaagagaTTAAACGTAGCATAACTTCTTCTGGGAAACTTTAAATCGCCTCAAAGTGGAAGTTTAACAAAACAAAGAATGAAGTGTTTTACCGTTCTTAGGGGAGGTGTTGAATTTTTTTGACACGAAAGAACATCTGAATGTAAATTTTGGTGTTATCAGTAATATCGTACAAAGTAGGATATTATTACAAAGAGGAGTTTCTATGGTTTATTAAGATTCAGAGGAGACGAGGATACAGAACTCAATGTGGTGAGCTGAAGAtcgaaaaaaaacgttttctgttgCCCTAAAAGTGGAAATACAGATGGTAATTAATTACCTGCATCGGTTATTTTTTCTGCGAATTTCTgtgaatttatttttgtttcatagCTTGCAGCGCCCTAATGAAGCGAGCAATGAACGAATATTTCAGTCCCTAAATAATGCTTGTTTCACTCCAGCCACAAATACCAGTAAAAATGCATCAAGAATTTCAAAGCAGAACGCATCTAGAGCTTCATTAGCCTAATCTGGCCCTAAGAAATTCGGTTACTCTCCCCTTTCTGGAAGAAAACCGGATAATGGGGGAACTAAGATGCACATGAAAAGATATGCTGACGCTGAACAAGCCAGGAAATATCGTTGCAGCACAAAAAGCAAGCCGAATGGGCTGTGTGTTGATGCCTGTATGTGTAAACTGGAAGTCATTATTAATAATGACAGGGTGTTTCACGCACCTGTTCTCAAATGTTAAAACAAAATTTCATAGTTAGTATATCTCCGAACAGCACGCTGGGATTACAACTTTGAACCAAGTTTTGACATTTTTCTGCGGGTTTTATAATTACAGAAGCAGTATTTTATCAGATAGCTGTATTAGACCCGTCCAGGCACTTAACGGTGTATAATGTCATCGCAAGTGGCGGGAGGCAGATGAAAGGGTTCTTCCCCAGGCGCACAGTAGAGAGCCTACTGTCCACAGTACAGTGACATTCAGATGGGCAGCGCTTTAGCGCACAATTTTCGCAAGTTCACTTGATCATGGCTGATGCAATGATCTTTTTCTAAACACTCAAATGTCATTACCATGCCAATTAAATTCTTGATTGTTACGAGCCTCTTTTTGCGTATCACGACTTTTATGGCTGGAACATCCTGTATATATTTGAAGGATGGGCAGGGCTGAGGGAATTCATGGAGATTTTCATGTTCCTTTCCCCTTAGATTGCTGTTCAAAAAATTTTGAATTTAATTCTATATGTTTTCTATCGTGCAACCGTTGTATGTCTAAAGTAAAATGAAAAGCATGTTAACCCTACCCTGCAATTAAAACGCTTTTTGAGGCTGCGTCACATCGCCATTCCTCGCaggggtgctccacattgatgaCCTGGTCCACTGGAATCGTTTTATTTCTGAATGTGCAGTGGCCTGCAACAACCACGAGAAAAAACGCACATGAAGAAGCAAACAAGCTTGTGTCCTCTTTTTGTTTAACAAATACATGTTCACAGAAGTGTAATAGAAACATTAGCCAAAACCTGAACATCTTTGTTAAGAAGTTCTAATTAATCACTTCGGGCTGGATCTTGCAATGAATTGTtacttcatttattttattttccccaCTTTCAAACCTATCAGCGCCTGTCCCGTCAAAACCGAGGGCTCGCAAGAACGCCAGTCGTTGACTCACGGGCCACTCATCGGCTGTGTCAATGACCACGAAATGAGAGGGCGAAATTATCTAAATCATTTGGAAATGGACCAATACTGCTAGCTACTACTTCAAATCGTTTAACTGGTATGCGActgctgagagaaaaaaattagccTAAATGACGTCTTTACAGTACTCAAGGGCTTAAAACAATATCGTTGAGCGGCGGTCAATCGTACAGTAGATCTCAGGGCGATGAGTTAACACGTGCGAAGAGTGGGGGACCTATAATAATCAGTGCTGGCTAAAAAAACAACACTGTTCGCTCGTTAGTTTGCTTTCAATGCGGCTGAACTTGAACCAGCTCTTAAGTTTCCTGTAAGTTGTCTTTTTAAATTTGcaagagcggagtttcttcacaGGTCTTCATCACCTAACGGACTTTTTAAGATATTGGGTTGCCATCTCCGCATATTTGTTGTAAACAGGTAGGGGCGATAACGGGTCAGCTGGGCAGATTAGATTAAAATGTTTGTTGCTATAGGGCTGATTAAAGACCATAAAAGGCGGCAATTATTCTGCGGTAGACGTAACCGGCCTTCTGATTCCACTTATAGTTATGATGACACTTAGAACAGTTACTCAGCACCTTGAATATTCGGCACAAAATGATTTTGAGTTGCGGCACAGATGTTAGGCGCACTATATTGCAAAGCTAATTATGGCTACTTTTATCTCAACtaggccaaagaaaagaagaaactttTCACACTTCGCGCAGAGAAGTTTGGGAGGACGAGAAAGATGCGGTCCGGAGTAGTGTTTTATCGGTGCCCTTGGCACAAGCAATTAAACACCGGGAAAAATTCTGTAATAATACACTTCAGTGCGATATAGAGAGCATTTCTATTTCAAACTACATGGTACAGAACGTGACCATaaaaaaatgaagaagaaataTACCGAGAATATTTCACCTCGCTGGCGAGTAGGATACGGGTACTCCTAGCGACTCCACTATTTCATCGCTGGGCTTCTCAGGGTGTGCTAAATTAAATTCATTTCTATTAGGTTTGATACTGCTGCGCAATATCGCTGCATTTGGGAGATCTACGTGCAGATACCTTATGTGTACGCACCATTTTTAATTTCAGTTCCGGATCGGGCCACGTAGCATATCCCAGACCGCATTTCTCCTGAAAGAGCAAtgagcaaaatcatgagcagctcacGGTTGAGAAACATCTTGGCTCCCTTGCACCGTCGAAAGATGGTATTTTGCCTTTCAAGCCAGCTAATCAGAACTCTTGTAAGCTGTGCATTTTTCACAGGTGCAATGCTAGGTGACAGCTGTGTTTGCATTCGCTTTTCCAAAAGTCTCGCTCTTCACAACTCCTGGCGGCCGTTTCGGCCTGGAGCTCTTCGAAAATGTGCATGCTTTCTAAGCCGTGTCTGAAGGGCTGCCGTATTCCTTTTAAAAGAGTTGGCGTTGAGCTCCTTGTTTCGAGGTGCCTCGTGAATCATTCTACGCAGAAGAACGGCATTCTATGGAATAACATGTTGGTGAAGTCGGATTTGCTGTCTTAGACTATTACTGAAAAAAATATCGCGTTCACACAAAGCAAACATATTCGGCCGCATGTGCACTTTTGCGCCGCGACTCAACACAGAAAAAGAGGCCCGTCAGACGCGGCTGATTTATATTCTGACTTGAAGACAGCTCAGTAGCTGTGTGGAAATATAAGATGGCAGCCACCGGCTACAAAACACGCTTTCAAAGGAA contains:
- the LOC144097804 gene encoding complement inhibitor CirpT2-like produces the protein MTLRRTTASSESYARRPKEDCAKALWLRRPRCAAETFLDRILGSGVLSASQHQDESRSGEMRSGICYVARSGTEIKNGHCTFRNKTIPVDQVINVEHPCEEWRCDAASKSVLIAGCSKMSAGRGCRMIDGRGQYPDCCPQMACSGDDS